Proteins encoded by one window of Lycium barbarum isolate Lr01 chromosome 11, ASM1917538v2, whole genome shotgun sequence:
- the LOC132617260 gene encoding uncharacterized protein LOC132617260 isoform X2 has protein sequence MGNSLLFFTFIALFIAYFQFQVHAVAPAGPLIKHLNSILKWSRSTSKTPQSDGNFLQFEEGYLVETVVEGNELGVVPYKIRVSQDGELFAVDAINSKIVRITPPLSQYSRARLVAGSFQGHTGHVDGKPIDARFKNPKGATMDDKGNIYVADTANLAIRKIGEAGVTTIAGGKSNVPGYRDGPSEDAQFSSDFDVIYVRPTCSLLVVDRGNAALRQISLSQEDCDYQYSSVSTIDVVMVIGAIVIGYAACMLQQGFGSKTQVHVEVEQQEPSLIKEKPAPAVETVKEEQEAGWPSFGQLLWDLSKLAIEGLGSLFGYIVPLRFRHKSFIRAGLTPLKDSLIMPQDEVEPPLVQKQRAPAPASEIRQVPAVGDKFPEGKPMKIRSSSSKDPTLSTKHRSSRRHEYTEYYGTSGEVPPYTQVRSKSQKERTKHRRQDNVGAGVEAKPAETKAVNYQDPKYAHYNMRNKYGDPFPRYP, from the exons ATGGGAAAttcccttttatttttcactTTCATAGCCCTTTTTATTGCTTATTTTCAATTTCAGGTCCATGCTGTTGCTCCTGCTG GGCCATTGATTAAGCACTTAAATTCTATACTCAAATGGTCTAGGTCTACCTCTAAAACTCCTCAATCAG ATGggaattttcttcaatttgaagAAGGCTACTTAGTTGAAACTGTTGTAGAAGGAAATGAACTTGGTGTTGTGCCATATAAGATTCGTGTTTCACAGGACGGTGAATTGTTTGCTGTTGATGCTATTAATAGCAAAATTGTTCGAATTACTCCCCCGTTGTCTCAAT ATAGTAGAGCAAGATTGGTTGCTGGTTCGTTTCAAGGTCATACTGGCCATGTGGACGGGAAGCCAATTGATGCTCGTTTTAAAAATCCAAAAGGAGCTACCATGGATGACAAAGGAAATATTTATGTTGCTGATACAGCAAATCTGGCTATTAGGAAGATTGGAGAAGCAG GTGTGACAACAATTGCTGGAGGAAAGTCTAATGTTCCAGGATACAGGGATGGGCCAAGTGAGGATGCACAATTCTCAAGCGACTTTGATGTAATATACGTTCGGCCAACTTGTTCATTACTCGTTGTTGATCGAGGAAATGCTGCTCTTAGGCAAATTTCTCTCAGCCAGGAGGATTGTGACTACCAGTATAGCTCAGTGTCAACTATAG ATGTTGTCATGGTTATTGGTGCTATTGTAATAGGGTATGCTGCGTGCATGCTCCAACAGGGATTTGGCTCCAAGACG CAAGTACATGTGGAAGTGGAGCAACAGGAACCTTCTTTAATCAAGGAGAAGCCCGCCCCTGCTGTTGAAACTGTCAAAGAAGAACAGGAAGCAGGATGGCCATCATTCGGACAGCTACTCTGGGATTTGTCCAAGCTTGCAATAGAGGGTCTTGGTTCCCTTTTTGGCTATATCGTTCCATTGCGGTTTAGACACAAGAGCTTTATTAGAGCTGGACTAACTCCATTGAAAGATTCATTAATCATGCCTCAAGATGAAGTTGAACCCCCGTTAGTTCAAAAGCAGAGGGCTCCAGCGCCTGCTTCTGAGATCAGACAGGTCCCAGCTGTTGGTGATAAATTTCCCGAGGGCAAGCCCATGAAGATTAGGTCTAGTAGTTCAAAAGACCCTACCTTGTCGACCAAGCACAGGTCTTCCAGACGACATGAGTATACAGAATACTACGGGACCTCAGGTGAGGTTCCTCCATATACGCAAGTTAGGTCTAAAAGCCAGAAGGAAAGAACTAAGCATCGGCGACAAGACAATGTTGGAGCAGGAGTGGAGGCAAAACCTGCTGAAACGAAAGCAGTAAACTATCAGGATCCAAAGTATGCCCATTACAACATGAGGAACAAGTACGGAGACCCTTTCCCCCGTTATCCATGA
- the LOC132617260 gene encoding uncharacterized protein LOC132617260 isoform X1, whose amino-acid sequence MGNSLLFFTFIALFIAYFQFQVHAVAPAGPLIKHLNSILKWSRSTSKTPQSDGNFLQFEEGYLVETVVEGNELGVVPYKIRVSQDGELFAVDAINSKIVRITPPLSQYSRARLVAGSFQGHTGHVDGKPIDARFKNPKGATMDDKGNIYVADTANLAIRKIGEAGVTTIAGGKSNVPGYRDGPSEDAQFSSDFDVIYVRPTCSLLVVDRGNAALRQISLSQEDCDYQYSSVSTIDVVMVIGAIVIGYAACMLQQGFGSKTLQQVHVEVEQQEPSLIKEKPAPAVETVKEEQEAGWPSFGQLLWDLSKLAIEGLGSLFGYIVPLRFRHKSFIRAGLTPLKDSLIMPQDEVEPPLVQKQRAPAPASEIRQVPAVGDKFPEGKPMKIRSSSSKDPTLSTKHRSSRRHEYTEYYGTSGEVPPYTQVRSKSQKERTKHRRQDNVGAGVEAKPAETKAVNYQDPKYAHYNMRNKYGDPFPRYP is encoded by the exons ATGGGAAAttcccttttatttttcactTTCATAGCCCTTTTTATTGCTTATTTTCAATTTCAGGTCCATGCTGTTGCTCCTGCTG GGCCATTGATTAAGCACTTAAATTCTATACTCAAATGGTCTAGGTCTACCTCTAAAACTCCTCAATCAG ATGggaattttcttcaatttgaagAAGGCTACTTAGTTGAAACTGTTGTAGAAGGAAATGAACTTGGTGTTGTGCCATATAAGATTCGTGTTTCACAGGACGGTGAATTGTTTGCTGTTGATGCTATTAATAGCAAAATTGTTCGAATTACTCCCCCGTTGTCTCAAT ATAGTAGAGCAAGATTGGTTGCTGGTTCGTTTCAAGGTCATACTGGCCATGTGGACGGGAAGCCAATTGATGCTCGTTTTAAAAATCCAAAAGGAGCTACCATGGATGACAAAGGAAATATTTATGTTGCTGATACAGCAAATCTGGCTATTAGGAAGATTGGAGAAGCAG GTGTGACAACAATTGCTGGAGGAAAGTCTAATGTTCCAGGATACAGGGATGGGCCAAGTGAGGATGCACAATTCTCAAGCGACTTTGATGTAATATACGTTCGGCCAACTTGTTCATTACTCGTTGTTGATCGAGGAAATGCTGCTCTTAGGCAAATTTCTCTCAGCCAGGAGGATTGTGACTACCAGTATAGCTCAGTGTCAACTATAG ATGTTGTCATGGTTATTGGTGCTATTGTAATAGGGTATGCTGCGTGCATGCTCCAACAGGGATTTGGCTCCAAGACG TTGCAGCAAGTACATGTGGAAGTGGAGCAACAGGAACCTTCTTTAATCAAGGAGAAGCCCGCCCCTGCTGTTGAAACTGTCAAAGAAGAACAGGAAGCAGGATGGCCATCATTCGGACAGCTACTCTGGGATTTGTCCAAGCTTGCAATAGAGGGTCTTGGTTCCCTTTTTGGCTATATCGTTCCATTGCGGTTTAGACACAAGAGCTTTATTAGAGCTGGACTAACTCCATTGAAAGATTCATTAATCATGCCTCAAGATGAAGTTGAACCCCCGTTAGTTCAAAAGCAGAGGGCTCCAGCGCCTGCTTCTGAGATCAGACAGGTCCCAGCTGTTGGTGATAAATTTCCCGAGGGCAAGCCCATGAAGATTAGGTCTAGTAGTTCAAAAGACCCTACCTTGTCGACCAAGCACAGGTCTTCCAGACGACATGAGTATACAGAATACTACGGGACCTCAGGTGAGGTTCCTCCATATACGCAAGTTAGGTCTAAAAGCCAGAAGGAAAGAACTAAGCATCGGCGACAAGACAATGTTGGAGCAGGAGTGGAGGCAAAACCTGCTGAAACGAAAGCAGTAAACTATCAGGATCCAAAGTATGCCCATTACAACATGAGGAACAAGTACGGAGACCCTTTCCCCCGTTATCCATGA
- the LOC132619117 gene encoding uncharacterized protein LOC132619117, translating into MCLITLQILYAKRNMGSCASSHAKPNRTVNKKIIRKPKPWKHPQPITRSQLMQLREEFWDTAPHYGGKKEIWDALRAAAEANLELAQAIVDSAGIIAQNTDMTVCFDESGTKYELPKYVLSEPTNMIRYG; encoded by the exons ATGTGTCTAATAACTCTACAAATTCTGTATGCTAAAAGAAACATGGGTTCTTGTGCATCGTCTCACGCCAAGCCAAACA GGACTGTGAATAAAAAGATAATAAGAAAGCCAAAACCATGGAAGCATCCACAGCCAATAACAAGAAGTCAGTTGATGCAGCTAAGGGAAGAGTTCTGGGACACTGCTCCTCACTATGGTGGCAAGAAAG AAATATGGGATGCGCTTCGTGCTGCAGCAGAAGCAAATCTAGAACTAGCTCAAGCAATTGTGGACAGTGCTGGAATCATTGCCCAGAATACTGACATGACCGTGTGCTTTGATGAATCAG GTACTAAATATGAACTACCAAAGTACGTTTTGAGCGAGCCAACAAACATGATAAGATATGGTTAA
- the LOC132619387 gene encoding F-box protein At5g07610-like, with amino-acid sequence MTENFKQMISESSFWQAEKIAGNDDLLREILIHLPVSSLACFRCVSRQWLSIISDPDFRQLHSRQSSTATTGLFLFRKSDKMYHLDHLLNFSKTTNKKGVPYNISTFIERFKSVEPVHYCNGREVVSNKSPQVDNDEVIYCVYNPCTNGYTNIPLPEIDGDDEIVSMNLGFDPSKSSNYKIVCIVRDKLGLFRFFTFSSDTTWKESGRVRGEFYYGRGVFLNGVIYFVSKHSHFMSFDLDNESLEIVPCTSVPERRNGRKIKYFGESAGKLHVIEENVLRPTLLNVFELEKDYSKWFVKYVVDLDDLTRLFPLMVINEPESLDVIGYQFDVLCFVDGETEGKTMLMLSLPEKMISYDIKNISIKELLKVPLEELHLSMEGFLVYNYKWYHAYKHVETFALV; translated from the exons ATGACTGAAAACTTCAAGCAAATGATATCAGAATCATCATTTTGGCAAGCTGAAAAGATCGCCGGTAACGATGATCTCCTCAGGGAAATTCTTATACATTTGCCGGTTAGTTCTCTTGCCTGTTTCCGGTGTGTATCTCGTCAATGGCTTTCTATAATCTCCGACCCTGATTTCCGGCAACTCCATTCCCGCCAGAGCTCCACTGCCACCACTGGCCTCTTCTTATTCCGTAAATCCGACAAAATGTACCACTTAGACCACCTCCTTAATTTCTCCAAAACTACTAATAAGAAAGGAGTTCCTTATAATATCAGTACTTTCATTGAAAGGTTCAAATCAGTTGAACCAGTGCACTATTGCAATG gtagagaggttgtttccaataaATCACCTCAGGTTGATAATGATGAGGTAATTTATTGTGTTTATAACCCTTGTACTAATGGATATACTAATATTCCACTGCCTGAAATTGATGGTGATGATGAAATTGTTTCTATGAATTTGGGTTTTGATCCTTCAAAATCAAGCAATTATAAGATCGTTTGTATTGTAAGAGACAAGTTAGGGTTATTTAGGTTTTTCACATTTTCTAGTGATACTACTTGGAAggaatcgggtcgggtcagaggAGAGTTTTATTATGGAAGAGGTGTATTCTTGAATGGTGTTATATATTTTGTTAGTAAACATTCACATTTTATGAGCTTTGATTTGGATAATGAGAGTTTGGAAATAGTGCCGTGTACTTCTGTTCCTGAGAGGCGTAACGGAAGAAAAATTAAGTATTTTGGAGAATCTGCTGGAAAATTGCATGTTATCGAGGAAAATGTGCTTCGACCTACCTTACTTAATGTGTTTGAATTGGAGAAAGATTATTCAAAGTGGTTCGTGAAGTACGTGGTGGATCTTGATGATCTGACTCGTTTGTTTCCTCTAATGGTGATTAATGAGCCTGAGTCTCTTGATGTCATCGGTTACCAATTTGATGTACTGTGTTTCGTTGATGGTGAGACAGAAGGGAAGACGATGCTCATGTTGTCATTACCAGAAAAAATGATTTCATATGATATCAAGAATATTAGTATCAAGGAGCTTCTCAAGGTGCCGCTAGAAGAGCTTCATCTCAGCATGGAAGGTTTTTTGGTGTACAACTACAAATGGTATCATGCCTACAAGCATGTTGAAACATTTGCTCTTGTTTAG